A single genomic interval of Microaerobacter geothermalis harbors:
- a CDS encoding peptide ABC transporter substrate-binding protein — protein sequence MKKKLIYYFLIVMSLMLILTGCGKGANETSAPSDNNGNKKVENNVQAPVQMSKEQVITVNALSEPPSLDPALIDNQIAGDIANQLFEGLVRFDKDGNIVPGVAKEWKISDDGTTYTFYLNQDAKWSNGDPVTAEDFIYSWERVLRPETAAPLGSNLFFIKNGVAYNEGTLTDPSQLGLRAIDEYTLEVTLERPTSFFLGLTAFFTLLPINKDVAESNPNWAAEASTFVSNGPFKMESWKHDQEIVMIPNENYWAKDVVKLEKLRWIMVNDQNTEYQLFQSGQLDVSDNPPTNIRSKLVAEGKAGSIPLPRVVYLRFNHEDDVFDNPKIRSALSLAINRQLIVDKVTQGGEIPALAFIPYGLSSGAGEFRKLAGDALYKDNDVETAKALLAEGLKEKGISSLPKVSLLFYTNDTYNKLSQALQEMWKKNLGIEVELKTMERKVFVQTVKGGDYQLAIYSTGADYDDAHNLMGQFTTGDVYNYSRVSIPEYDRLVKAAEVELDLNKRAQLMVDAEKVLIDEMALAPLYFGTKVYLQQENVKNIYRYPIQAIDFREAYVE from the coding sequence ATGAAAAAGAAACTTATCTATTATTTTCTAATCGTGATGAGCTTGATGCTGATATTAACCGGTTGCGGAAAGGGAGCAAATGAAACCAGTGCACCTTCAGATAACAATGGAAATAAGAAGGTAGAGAATAATGTCCAGGCTCCTGTTCAAATGTCAAAGGAGCAAGTCATTACTGTTAATGCGTTATCCGAGCCCCCCAGTCTGGACCCTGCGTTAATTGACAATCAAATTGCCGGAGATATTGCAAACCAGTTATTTGAAGGATTGGTTCGCTTTGATAAAGACGGCAACATTGTGCCAGGGGTTGCTAAGGAATGGAAAATTTCCGATGACGGAACCACTTATACTTTCTACTTAAATCAAGATGCAAAATGGTCCAATGGCGATCCGGTGACAGCTGAAGATTTCATTTATTCCTGGGAAAGGGTTTTAAGACCTGAAACGGCTGCCCCATTGGGGAGCAATCTTTTCTTTATTAAAAATGGAGTCGCTTACAATGAAGGAACACTCACAGATCCTTCCCAATTAGGGCTAAGGGCAATTGATGAATATACGCTAGAAGTTACTTTAGAACGGCCCACTTCATTTTTCCTGGGATTAACCGCTTTCTTTACATTGCTTCCAATTAACAAGGATGTTGCCGAGTCAAATCCAAATTGGGCGGCAGAAGCCAGCACCTTTGTTTCAAACGGACCCTTCAAGATGGAAAGCTGGAAGCACGATCAAGAGATCGTGATGATTCCAAATGAAAATTATTGGGCCAAAGACGTAGTAAAATTAGAAAAATTAAGATGGATTATGGTAAATGATCAAAATACCGAATATCAACTGTTCCAATCTGGGCAATTAGATGTGTCGGATAACCCGCCAACCAATATTCGGAGCAAACTGGTTGCAGAAGGAAAAGCAGGGTCCATACCTCTGCCCAGAGTGGTATACCTACGCTTTAACCACGAAGATGATGTATTTGATAATCCAAAGATAAGATCAGCCCTTAGTTTAGCAATCAATCGACAGTTAATTGTTGACAAAGTGACCCAGGGAGGAGAAATTCCTGCCCTTGCCTTTATTCCTTATGGGTTAAGCAGTGGGGCCGGAGAATTCAGGAAACTGGCCGGAGATGCCCTTTATAAAGATAATGATGTGGAAACCGCTAAAGCTTTATTGGCTGAAGGACTTAAGGAAAAAGGGATTTCCAGCTTGCCAAAGGTGTCACTGCTCTTCTACACAAATGATACTTACAATAAGTTAAGTCAGGCTTTGCAAGAAATGTGGAAAAAGAATCTTGGGATCGAAGTTGAATTAAAAACAATGGAGCGCAAGGTATTTGTCCAAACCGTTAAAGGTGGAGATTATCAGTTAGCGATTTATAGTACTGGTGCCGACTATGATGATGCCCATAACTTGATGGGACAATTTACAACCGGTGATGTTTATAACTACAGCAGGGTATCTATTCCGGAATATGATCGGTTGGTTAAAGCCGCAGAAGTGGAATTGGATCTTAACAAAAGAGCTCAACTAATGGTAGATGCCGAGAAAGTTCTGATTGATGAAATGGCCTTAGCCCCATTGTACTTCGGTACCAAAGTGTATTTGCAGCAAGAAAATGTAAAGAACATCTATCGTTATCCCATACAGGCCATTGATTTTCGTGAAGCTTATGTAGAGTAA
- a CDS encoding YneF family protein: MSWVNIVLPIVTGVVGIAIGFFGGVQYLKKQMTNMSFDDHQLREMAKKMGYNLNQKQLKQIKSMQNKMKK, from the coding sequence ATGAGCTGGGTTAATATTGTGCTTCCCATCGTAACAGGAGTTGTTGGTATTGCCATCGGTTTTTTTGGAGGAGTCCAATACTTAAAAAAACAGATGACCAATATGTCATTTGATGATCATCAATTGCGCGAAATGGCGAAAAAAATGGGATATAATTTAAATCAAAAGCAGCTGAAACAAATAAAGTCTATGCAGAATAAAATGAAAAAGTAA
- a CDS encoding CvfB family protein — protein MEKLKAGNKVKLKVERQAPFGYFLSNGEEDVLLHQSEVVGQVKLGQLLEVFLYHDSKNRLAATMLTPKITEGEYKFLTVADVNSRLGVYVDIGIHKDLLVSKDEMPTDKEQWPRAGDILFVGISYDKQGRMLGILGKEENILPLSKEAPPSLVNKFVTGTIYHVFHLGAFLLTEDGYIAFLHRDEAEGYKVRLGEKLKARVKWVRPDGKVNLTLLPKKEERYGRDALLILQHLQSRNGMMPYSDETSPEVLRQKFNLSKAAFKRALGKLLKEGKVYQKDGWTYLKQDQ, from the coding sequence ATGGAGAAATTGAAAGCAGGTAATAAAGTAAAGTTAAAGGTAGAAAGGCAAGCTCCTTTCGGTTATTTTTTGTCCAATGGCGAGGAAGATGTTCTTCTTCATCAATCTGAAGTAGTTGGACAAGTGAAGTTGGGTCAGCTGCTGGAAGTGTTTTTATATCACGATTCCAAGAATCGTTTGGCTGCCACCATGTTAACGCCAAAAATCACAGAAGGGGAATATAAATTTTTAACGGTTGCTGATGTGAATTCCAGGCTCGGGGTATATGTAGATATAGGAATTCATAAGGATTTGCTGGTTTCAAAGGATGAAATGCCTACGGATAAGGAGCAGTGGCCTAGAGCAGGTGACATATTGTTTGTGGGGATTTCCTATGATAAGCAGGGGAGGATGCTTGGCATATTGGGAAAGGAAGAAAATATTCTGCCTCTGTCAAAAGAAGCTCCCCCTTCTTTGGTGAATAAATTTGTGACAGGTACCATTTATCATGTGTTTCATCTAGGAGCTTTTTTATTGACTGAAGATGGTTACATTGCGTTCCTTCATCGTGATGAAGCTGAGGGTTATAAAGTGAGATTAGGGGAAAAACTGAAGGCTCGGGTAAAGTGGGTACGACCTGATGGAAAAGTAAATCTTACCCTTCTCCCCAAAAAGGAAGAACGTTATGGGAGGGATGCTTTATTGATTCTTCAACACCTCCAGTCAAGGAATGGCATGATGCCATACAGCGATGAAACAAGCCCAGAAGTGCTCAGGCAAAAATTTAATTTAAGTAAAGCGGCCTTTAAAAGGGCTTTAGGTAAGTTGCTGAAGGAAGGAAAAGTATACCAAAAGGATGGGTGGACATATCTGAAACAGGATCAGTAA
- a CDS encoding 4a-hydroxytetrahydrobiopterin dehydratase, translating into MSRLSPEQIQYNLGNIPGWKLKDMDAIERVFDFSNFDEAMHFVNEVAGLARDMNHHPLITINYNKVSLTLRTWDVQGMTGKDFAFAQRLNKMLGNNKKKRLGH; encoded by the coding sequence ATGTCAAGACTTTCCCCTGAGCAAATCCAATATAATCTGGGAAATATTCCGGGATGGAAACTGAAGGATATGGATGCAATCGAAAGAGTCTTTGATTTTTCAAATTTTGACGAAGCCATGCATTTTGTGAATGAGGTTGCCGGACTGGCCAGGGATATGAACCATCATCCTTTGATCACCATCAACTATAATAAAGTGAGTCTTACCCTAAGGACATGGGATGTACAGGGAATGACCGGGAAGGATTTCGCGTTTGCCCAGAGATTGAATAAAATGCTGGGAAACAATAAGAAAAAGCGGCTGGGACATTAG
- a CDS encoding YheC/YheD family endospore coat-associated protein has product MDRVVVGVLLDRFILRRALLGRPSFERVNWYTDLAGQYDLEVLFFDIGGIDLNKGRVKGFMRGDGQGYFPAVKPIPCVIHNRMLTTNPSLNRKLYRLQNMENVCLFNPMINRNKWMVHTVLLRNEEIRPYLPETIPLRKAKDVFSLIEKHHAIYLKPVIGSVGRGIIRIRKLEYKAYKLSFWDGSEKVWSKRELVRFLRTLRRNCLIQQDVRLAKINGSPFDIRVSVQKGQDGKWMVAGMVAKVAALRKKVTNLARGGKAIPLEKVLEQSSFHEKKEELLKEIEKTSLLIAETLNQEYENIADLGLDMGIDRTGYPWFIEVNVRDQRYSFESAKEHASFRRTYENPMAYAAYLCHSMEAKYPKVMQYQPMEAAEETDQVHPMEQMDQERDQEKEHLKDQDKVQ; this is encoded by the coding sequence ATGGATAGGGTAGTTGTTGGGGTTTTATTGGACCGGTTTATTTTGCGACGTGCTTTGCTGGGAAGACCTTCTTTTGAGCGGGTAAATTGGTATACCGATTTAGCCGGGCAGTATGATCTTGAAGTGCTCTTCTTTGACATTGGCGGAATTGATCTGAATAAAGGGCGGGTCAAAGGATTTATGCGAGGGGACGGACAGGGGTATTTTCCAGCGGTTAAGCCGATTCCATGTGTCATTCATAACAGAATGCTGACAACCAATCCAAGCCTGAATCGAAAATTGTATCGCTTGCAAAACATGGAGAATGTTTGTCTCTTTAATCCGATGATTAATCGAAACAAATGGATGGTTCATACGGTTCTCCTGAGAAATGAAGAAATCAGGCCTTACCTCCCCGAGACCATTCCACTAAGAAAAGCAAAGGATGTCTTCTCTCTTATAGAGAAGCATCACGCCATTTATCTGAAGCCGGTGATCGGAAGTGTGGGAAGAGGAATCATTCGGATCAGGAAATTGGAATACAAAGCGTATAAGCTTTCCTTTTGGGATGGATCTGAAAAAGTTTGGTCAAAAAGGGAATTGGTCCGGTTTCTTCGGACCCTTCGCAGAAACTGTCTTATTCAGCAGGATGTAAGGCTGGCAAAAATAAATGGCTCCCCCTTTGATATCCGGGTCTCTGTCCAGAAGGGCCAGGATGGGAAATGGATGGTTGCCGGAATGGTGGCTAAAGTAGCAGCCTTAAGGAAAAAGGTAACCAATCTTGCCAGAGGAGGCAAGGCCATTCCGTTGGAAAAAGTCTTGGAGCAGAGCTCCTTTCATGAGAAAAAAGAAGAACTGTTGAAAGAAATAGAAAAAACATCTCTTCTCATTGCAGAAACATTAAATCAGGAATATGAAAATATTGCAGATTTAGGATTGGATATGGGTATAGATAGGACTGGGTATCCCTGGTTTATTGAAGTGAATGTAAGGGACCAGCGGTATTCCTTCGAATCTGCCAAGGAACATGCATCGTTCAGGAGAACGTACGAAAATCCAATGGCGTATGCCGCATATCTTTGTCATTCAATGGAAGCGAAATATCCGAAAGTTATGCAGTATCAACCGATGGAAGCTGCTGAAGAAACGGATCAAGTTCATCCGATGGAGCAAATGGACCAAGAGAGAGATCAAGAGAAAGAACATTTAAAAGATCAAGATAAAGTTCAATAG
- the opp4C gene encoding oligopeptide ABC transporter permease yields MTWRRFRKNKLAVSSLIFIVFIILLSLFADFITPYEVDQQNLLKRLHPPSSEYYFGTDEFGRDLFTRVIYGGRVSLLVGFVSVTGSILIGTVVGAIAGYYGKWIDNILMRIVDILLSFPSIFLLITVVSIIGPDLKNIIIIFAILGWTGTARLVRGEFLSLKEREFVLAAKTIGMSDARIIVRHLLPNAMGPIIVSATLGVGGVILAESGLSYLGLGIQPPTPSWGNMLQSAQSITIMLEAPWYPFLPGLMILLTVLAFNFVGDGLRDALDPKE; encoded by the coding sequence ATGACCTGGCGCAGATTTCGGAAAAATAAGTTGGCTGTTTCTAGCCTTATATTTATTGTATTTATTATTTTACTTTCCCTTTTTGCTGATTTCATCACTCCCTATGAGGTTGATCAACAAAATCTATTAAAACGACTGCATCCTCCCAGTTCAGAATATTACTTTGGGACTGATGAGTTTGGAAGAGATTTGTTTACAAGAGTAATTTATGGGGGCAGGGTTTCATTGTTAGTAGGCTTCGTATCAGTAACAGGATCCATCCTGATCGGTACAGTTGTTGGGGCAATCGCTGGATATTATGGGAAATGGATTGATAATATATTGATGAGAATTGTAGATATTCTTTTATCTTTTCCCTCTATTTTTCTATTGATTACAGTTGTATCCATAATAGGACCTGATTTAAAAAATATTATTATCATATTTGCGATTCTTGGTTGGACAGGCACAGCGCGTTTGGTTAGAGGTGAATTTCTCTCATTAAAGGAACGGGAATTCGTTTTAGCAGCAAAGACAATAGGAATGTCTGATGCAAGGATCATTGTACGTCATTTATTACCGAATGCTATGGGACCGATCATTGTTTCTGCCACTTTGGGCGTAGGGGGGGTAATATTGGCAGAATCTGGATTAAGTTATTTAGGTTTAGGAATTCAACCACCAACGCCTAGTTGGGGAAATATGTTACAAAGTGCTCAAAGTATTACAATCATGTTGGAAGCTCCGTGGTATCCATTTTTACCAGGACTAATGATTTTATTAACAGTACTAGCATTTAATTTTGTCGGAGACGGTCTAAGGGATGCATTAGATCCCAAAGAATAG
- a CDS encoding ABC transporter permease — protein sequence MGGYIFRRILQAIPLLIGISLISFGVMYLAPGGPIELQLDPSIAQEDREAVIQELGLNDPFYIQYIRWLGDFVSGDFGISFVRDVPVSDLILARLPNTLLLMGAAFIFAAVLSIPIGVLAARKKNTFVDNAATFFAFLGLATPNFWLGLMLIMAFAVYLDWLPAGGAQTLNAPFSIWDRIQHLILPMITLGTADMAGLTRYTRASMLEVLNQDYMRTARAKGLKKHLVIYKHGLRNGLIPLVTIFGLTLPVFFGGAVLTEKVFGWPGIGLLFIDSVFMRDYPVIMGITMISAVLVVIGNLIADILYALLDPRINYK from the coding sequence ATGGGAGGTTATATTTTTAGAAGAATTTTACAGGCTATTCCACTATTGATTGGAATATCCCTCATTTCCTTTGGTGTCATGTATCTGGCTCCCGGAGGTCCTATCGAATTACAATTGGATCCTTCCATCGCACAAGAGGATCGGGAAGCAGTTATACAGGAATTAGGTTTAAATGATCCATTTTATATACAGTACATACGTTGGCTAGGTGATTTTGTATCTGGAGATTTTGGCATTTCTTTTGTAAGGGATGTTCCGGTTAGCGATTTAATTCTAGCTCGTTTGCCTAATACCCTTCTATTAATGGGAGCGGCATTTATTTTTGCTGCCGTCCTCTCTATACCAATTGGAGTATTAGCCGCTAGAAAGAAGAATACATTCGTTGATAATGCCGCTACATTTTTTGCCTTTTTGGGACTAGCAACTCCTAATTTTTGGCTTGGGTTAATGCTAATAATGGCATTTGCTGTATATCTTGATTGGCTGCCGGCAGGTGGTGCCCAGACATTAAATGCTCCATTTAGTATTTGGGATCGAATACAGCATCTGATTCTTCCTATGATCACTTTGGGTACGGCAGATATGGCAGGATTAACAAGATACACTCGGGCCAGTATGTTGGAAGTATTAAATCAGGATTATATGAGAACAGCTCGTGCAAAGGGATTGAAAAAGCATCTCGTGATTTATAAACATGGACTAAGAAATGGATTGATTCCCCTTGTAACAATATTTGGTTTAACCCTTCCTGTTTTTTTTGGTGGAGCAGTATTAACAGAAAAAGTTTTTGGATGGCCCGGGATAGGATTATTGTTTATTGATTCTGTGTTTATGAGAGATTATCCCGTTATTATGGGCATAACTATGATTTCAGCTGTATTGGTGGTCATTGGAAATCTAATCGCTGATATTCTATATGCATTACTTGATCCACGGATCAACTATAAATAA
- a CDS encoding peptide-binding protein, which produces MKLRRYVLVFGILLFSILLTACSSSEETNQPKSNSNATGSASDTTTGSSSKGAEKPAEQEPVYGGDLIIGSIGAPTTFNALYASDTASGDIIAAMFNSLTSVNEKLEPMGDLAESWEITDDGLTWTFKLKQGVKWHDGEELTADDVVFTYTLPLSDDFVSVRKSDFENVESIVALDKYTVQIKIKEVDADFVQRVPGYPILPKHILADVPVKELEKNEFNTKSPIGTGPFKFDKWVEGEYVKVVRFDDYFEGKPYLDSITWKIVPDQNALLAQLQSGEINVMSQLPASEFNTWNKMKEQGKIQVFSGLDLAYTYIGWNGANPLFADKKVRQALTYAFDREAIIDAVLNGQGEVAHTPESPLSWAYNPDVPKFKYDVEKAKQLLEEAGWKDTDGDGIREKDGKKFSFELMTNQGNKSREMIAQIAQQQLKEVGVEAKPRLMEWSAFINDYVMPKKFDAIILGWSLSTYPDPTDLWHSKEIEEGFNFVSFNRPDLDKLMEKNTKILDQAERKKVLGEIQAAISEEQPYTFLYYPIGNRAFPVGFKGYTFHPKSQIYQPHKWWIEK; this is translated from the coding sequence ATGAAGTTAAGAAGATACGTTTTGGTATTTGGGATTTTGTTGTTTTCAATTCTCTTAACAGCTTGTTCATCTTCAGAAGAGACTAATCAGCCGAAGAGTAATTCAAATGCGACAGGTTCAGCTTCAGATACAACAACCGGATCTAGCTCAAAAGGAGCCGAAAAACCTGCTGAACAGGAGCCTGTGTATGGGGGAGATTTAATTATTGGTTCAATTGGTGCGCCGACCACGTTTAATGCTCTCTATGCTAGTGACACAGCCAGCGGAGATATTATTGCTGCTATGTTTAATTCATTGACATCTGTTAATGAGAAATTAGAACCAATGGGCGATTTGGCAGAAAGTTGGGAGATAACAGATGATGGTCTTACTTGGACGTTTAAGCTAAAGCAAGGAGTAAAGTGGCATGATGGAGAAGAATTAACTGCTGACGATGTGGTATTCACTTATACTCTTCCCCTAAGTGATGACTTTGTCAGCGTCCGTAAATCAGATTTTGAAAATGTGGAAAGTATAGTCGCATTGGACAAATATACCGTGCAAATCAAAATTAAAGAAGTAGATGCTGACTTTGTACAACGTGTACCAGGCTATCCAATCTTACCCAAACATATTCTTGCTGATGTTCCGGTGAAGGAGCTGGAAAAGAATGAATTTAATACGAAATCCCCTATTGGTACTGGGCCATTTAAATTTGACAAATGGGTAGAAGGGGAATATGTAAAAGTAGTACGTTTTGACGATTATTTTGAAGGAAAACCCTATTTAGATTCAATAACTTGGAAAATTGTTCCTGATCAAAATGCGTTATTAGCTCAGTTGCAATCGGGAGAGATTAATGTGATGAGTCAACTCCCGGCCTCAGAATTTAACACCTGGAATAAAATGAAGGAGCAAGGAAAGATTCAGGTATTTAGTGGTCTTGATCTTGCCTATACCTATATTGGATGGAATGGTGCTAATCCGTTGTTTGCGGATAAAAAAGTACGACAAGCATTAACTTATGCATTTGATAGGGAAGCAATTATTGATGCTGTCCTTAATGGGCAAGGGGAGGTAGCCCATACTCCCGAAAGTCCATTAAGTTGGGCTTATAATCCGGATGTACCAAAGTTCAAATATGATGTGGAAAAAGCAAAGCAACTTTTAGAAGAGGCAGGCTGGAAAGATACGGATGGTGACGGTATTCGAGAAAAGGACGGAAAAAAGTTCTCATTCGAACTTATGACAAACCAAGGGAATAAATCCCGTGAGATGATTGCCCAAATTGCTCAACAGCAGTTGAAGGAAGTAGGGGTTGAGGCAAAGCCACGCTTGATGGAATGGAGTGCATTTATCAACGACTATGTCATGCCTAAGAAATTTGATGCGATCATCTTGGGCTGGAGCCTTTCCACCTATCCTGACCCAACCGATCTTTGGCATTCGAAAGAGATTGAAGAAGGATTTAACTTTGTATCATTCAACCGTCCAGATCTGGACAAATTAATGGAGAAGAATACAAAAATTCTGGATCAGGCCGAACGGAAAAAGGTACTAGGTGAGATTCAAGCAGCTATTTCAGAGGAACAACCTTATACTTTCCTTTACTATCCTATTGGAAATCGTGCCTTCCCAGTTGGATTTAAGGGATATACCTTCCACCCAAAATCTCAGATTTATCAGCCCCATAAGTGGTGGATCGAAAAGTAA